In Tsukamurella tyrosinosolvens, the genomic window TCGCTGTACACCGCCGGCGCGACCGACCAGAACTACCTGCGCGGCGTGCAGATCGCCGACGATGCCGCGGTCGTGCGCTTCACCAGCATCTTCCCCGCCTGCTACGAGGGGCGGTGGCCGCACGTCCACTTCGAGGTCTACCGCGACCGGGCCGACATCACCGACGCGACGGCGGCCATCGCCACCTCACAGCTGGCCTTCCCGAAGGATGTCTGCGACGCCGTCTACGCCACCGCGGGGTACGAGTCGTCGGTGCGAACGTTCAGTCGCGTGTCACTGGCCTCCGACAGCGTCTTCCGCGAGGACGGCGAGCATCAGCTGGCCACCGTCACCGGTGACGTACGGGCCGGCTACCGCTCGTCCTTGCCGGTGGGGGTGGATACGCGGACCGACCCGGCTACGCGAGGCGGGTCGGGTCGACGGTGACCGCGAACGGCTCGGAAGCTGTTCTTGTCACCGTGACGGATTCGTATCCGTCGTCGGAGAAGGCGAGCGCTTCGAGCATGGACGCGTCCAGGTCGACGATCCAGTAGTGGGGAATCCCTGCGTCGGCGTACTCACTCCGCATCATCACCAGGTCGACCCGGCGGGTGCCGGGCGACAGCACCTCAACGGCGAGCAGCACATCGGCCGCTGAGTGCGGCTCCTGCGCCCCTTCGTGAAGCTCCACGCGCGACGCCGTGGCTTCCCCCAAGGCGCGCCACTCCTCCAGCGAAAGGCGGTGCGGTCGAGTCGCAGCGGCCAACGCCCGACTCTAGGACGACGTCGCGACGTGTTTGCGGGCCCGCTGAGGGCGGCGGCCTGTTCCGAGCTGTCGA contains:
- a CDS encoding Uma2 family endonuclease produces the protein MAAATRPHRLSLEEWRALGEATASRVELHEGAQEPHSAADVLLAVEVLSPGTRRVDLVMMRSEYADAGIPHYWIVDLDASMLEALAFSDDGYESVTVTRTASEPFAVTVDPTRLA